From Malaciobacter mytili LMG 24559:
AAAAAAAAATGATGAAGTAATTACACAACCATTGACTTTTATAGCTACTTGTAATGCTATTAGTTATTGTAATGCTAATCCTATATTTGTGGATGTTGATTTAGATACAATGGGAATGTGTCCAAATTCACTTAAGAGTTTTTTAGAAACAAATTGTGAAATTAAAGAAAATAAGTGCATAAATAAAACAACAGGAAAAACAATAAAAGCTTGTGTTCCTATGCATACTTTTGGGCATCCTTGTAAAATAGATAAAATAAAAGAAATTTGCGATAATTGGAATATCTCACTTGTTGAAGATGCAGCAGAGAGTTTAGGAAGTTACTATAAAGGTAAGCATACAGGAACTTTTGGAAAAATTGCAGCTTTTAGTTTTAATGGCAATAAAATTATCACTTCTGGTGGTGGAGGTGTAATTGTTACTGATGATGAAGCTATTGCAAAAAGAGCAAAACATATTACAACAACAGCAAAAATTGCACATCCTTATGAGTATGTACATGATGAGATAGGATACAACTATAGATTACCAAATATAAATGCTGCACTTTTAGTTGCCCAACTAGAACAACTAGAAAAATTTTTAGCTTCAAAAAGAGATTTGGCTATAAAATATAAGGAATTTTTCTTAGCAAATAACATAACTTTTGTAATGGAGCAAAAAGATTCAAAATCAAACTATTGGCTTCAAGCTATTTTATTAGATAATATAAATCATAGAAACAACTTTTTAGAGTTTACAAATAAAAATGGTGTAATGACAAGACCTATTTGGCGACTTATGAATGAACTTAAAATGTTTGAAAATTGCCAATGTACAGATTTGAAAAATGCAAAGTATCTTGAAGAAAGAGTTGTAAATATCCCAAGTTCGGTGATTTTATAATGAAAGATATTTATATTATTGGTTCTAGTGGATTTGCTAGTGAAGTTACTGAATATATTTTAGATAATGAAGATTACAATATTAAAGGTTACTTTGATATTAATGAAATAGAATATAAAAAATATGGATATAAAGCTCCTTTTTTAGGAAATGAAAGAGATTTTAATTTTGCTTTAAATGATAATGTAGTTATTGCTATTGCTGATTCTAATCTTAGAAATAAAATATATTTGTATTTAAAAGATAAAGGGGTTAATTTCCCAAATATTTTTCATAAAAGCTCATTTATTTCTAAATCATCAATTATTGATGAAGGCTGTGTCCTTTGTCCTTTTGTAACAATAACTTCAAATATAAAAATAGGTAGAAATTTTCAAGCTAATATTTATAGCTATATTGCTCATGATTGTGTTATAGGAAATAATGTAACTTTTGCTCCTTCTGTTAAATGCAATGGCAATGTAATTATAGAAGATGATGTTTATATTGGTACAGGGGTTATTATCCATCAAGGAAAGTCAAATAAACCTCTAAAAATTGGAAAAGGTTCTGTAATTTCTGCTGGTTCGGTTGTAACTAAAAGTGTGCCAGCAGGTAAGGTTATGTTTGGAAATCCAGCTATTGAATTAACAAAAGAAAACCTAAAACGAAGAAAATAATTTATAAGTAAAATAAGGAGTAATTAATGAAATGTATTGTGTGTGAATCTTCAATGAACTACTATTTTTCAAAAACATACAATAAAGAGCCTTTTAAAACAATGATGAAAGATATAGGCGAAGTAAAATATTATAAATGTGAAAATTGTTCATTAACTATTTCTAAAACTCATAAAGAATTAGAACAAAATAAATGGGAAAAATTAAATTTTGATTTTCACCATTATTTAGAAAATAATAGTACAGATATAAATCAACCTCCATACTTAGAACAAGCATTATTAATAAAAATACTTTCAGAAAATGGTATTATAAATAGTGAAAATATGTTAGATTATGCAGGAGGATATGGAAGTTTAAGTAAATTATTAAAAAAATATTTTAATATAAATTTACCAGTATATGATCCATATGTTCAAAATAATAGTTTTGTTGAATATATAAATAAAGAAAATTTAACAAAATATTCCACTGTAATAAATAGTGCTTTATTTGAACATTTAGTTTATAGAAAACAA
This genomic window contains:
- a CDS encoding LegC family aminotransferase, translating into MQKIVDFIKQTFNTNEFIPLHEPKFIGNEKKYLNDCIDSSFVSSVGKYVDEFEKKIATYIGSKYAVATVNGTAALHISLILADVKKNDEVITQPLTFIATCNAISYCNANPIFVDVDLDTMGMCPNSLKSFLETNCEIKENKCINKTTGKTIKACVPMHTFGHPCKIDKIKEICDNWNISLVEDAAESLGSYYKGKHTGTFGKIAAFSFNGNKIITSGGGGVIVTDDEAIAKRAKHITTTAKIAHPYEYVHDEIGYNYRLPNINAALLVAQLEQLEKFLASKRDLAIKYKEFFLANNITFVMEQKDSKSNYWLQAILLDNINHRNNFLEFTNKNGVMTRPIWRLMNELKMFENCQCTDLKNAKYLEERVVNIPSSVIL
- a CDS encoding acetyltransferase, whose product is MKDIYIIGSSGFASEVTEYILDNEDYNIKGYFDINEIEYKKYGYKAPFLGNERDFNFALNDNVVIAIADSNLRNKIYLYLKDKGVNFPNIFHKSSFISKSSIIDEGCVLCPFVTITSNIKIGRNFQANIYSYIAHDCVIGNNVTFAPSVKCNGNVIIEDDVYIGTGVIIHQGKSNKPLKIGKGSVISAGSVVTKSVPAGKVMFGNPAIELTKENLKRRK
- a CDS encoding methyltransferase domain-containing protein — protein: MKCIVCESSMNYYFSKTYNKEPFKTMMKDIGEVKYYKCENCSLTISKTHKELEQNKWEKLNFDFHHYLENNSTDINQPPYLEQALLIKILSENGIINSENMLDYAGGYGSLSKLLKKYFNINLPVYDPYVQNNSFVEYINKENLTKYSTVINSALFEHLVYRKQFDEINSLVIPNNGAMIIHTRISEDIQNDPNWFYLEPPVHTTFHTNKSMEILMEQWGYKSSIYCMSARCWILLKSDDSIIEQKVNEINKEMQTEYLVYKKSFVDYWKGF